One part of the Rutidosis leptorrhynchoides isolate AG116_Rl617_1_P2 chromosome 1, CSIRO_AGI_Rlap_v1, whole genome shotgun sequence genome encodes these proteins:
- the LOC139871705 gene encoding hydroxyproline O-arabinosyltransferase NOD3: MVRKTFSCTSSSFLILLAIGSFFATYNLITMVIHNKTVSSGGVYDPIVEMPDNMKRSRGTKKLFHVALTATDAPYSKWQCRIMYYWYKKTKDMDGSEMGKFTRILHSGQPDNLMDEIPTVVVDPLPSGLDRGYIVLNRPWAFVQWLERANIEEDYILMAEPDHIFVNPLPNLARDEFPAGFPFFYIKPEENENIIRKYYPKEHGPVTNVDPIGNSPVIIRKDLLEKIAPTWMNVSLRMKDDPETDKTFGWVLEMYAYAVASALHGVQHILRKDFMLQPPWDLETGKRFIIHYTYGCDYNMKGELTYGKIGEWRFDKRSHLRGPPPRNLPLPPPGVPESVVTLLKMVNEATANIPNWDVE; the protein is encoded by the exons ATGGTGAGAAAAACATTCAGTTGCACATCATCGTCGTTTCTTATTCTTTTGGCTATCGGTTCATTCTTTGCAACATATAATTTAATTACGATGGTAATTCACAACAAAACAGTAAGTTCAGGAGGTGTATATGATCCTATTGTTGAGATGCCTGATAATATGAAGAGATCACGGGGTACCAAGAAGCTATTTCATGTTGCATTGACAGCTACAGATGCTCCTTATAGTAAATGGCAATGCCGaattatgtattattggtataaaaAAACAAAAGATATGGATGGATCAGAGATGGGAAAGTTTACTAGGATTTTGCATTCTGGACAACCGGATAATTTGATGGATGAAATTCCAACTGTTGTAGTTGACCCGCTTCCATCTGGTTTGGATCGA GGGTACATAGTTTTAAATAGACCTTGGGCCTTTGTGCAATGGCTGGAAAGGGCTAATATTGAAGAGGA CTACATATTGATGGCAGAGCCTGACCACATATTTGTGAATCCACTCCCTAATTTAGCGCGTGACGAATTTCCTGCTGGATTCCCTTTTTTTTACATCAAGCCTgaagaaaatgaaaatataattagAAAATATTATCCTAAGGAACATGGGCCAGTAACTAATGTTGACCCAATTGGTAATTCTCCTGTTATCATAAGAAAG GATCTACTCGAAAAAATTGCTCCAACGTGGATGAATGTTTCTCTAAGAATGAAGGATGATCCCGAGACTGATAAAACTTTTGGATGGGTATTAGAAAT GTATGCATATGCTGTTGCCTCTGCTTTGCATGGTGTCCAACATATTCTTCGGAAAGATTTTATGCTTCAG CCCCCATGGGACTTGGAAACTGGGAAAAGGTTTATCATCCACTACACTTATGGATGTGACTATAACATGAAG GGTGAGCTAACATATGGAAAGATTGGAGAATGGCGATTTGACAAGAGATCACATCTTCGGGGACCTCCACCAAGAAATTTACCTTTGCCTCCACCAGGGGTTCCCGAAAGTGTG GTAACTCTTTTAAAAATGGTAAACGAAGCTACTGCTAACATTCCAAATTGGGATGTTGAATAA